One window from the genome of Solea solea chromosome 2, fSolSol10.1, whole genome shotgun sequence encodes:
- the itga4 gene encoding integrin alpha-4 isoform X1 encodes MYPSAVGVCVRCSLFLVLAQVLVQFLVLVSPAGGYSLDQDHSLEFSGPSSSMFGYSVLLHRHKSHKWLVVGAPVANSSSNPSVRSPGAVFRCNITAESHHCHRMPADVVSCGKTCEAESDHQWLGVSLSRQPGDNGGHILACGHRWKNVFYSKKDSQNNKLPNGVCYRYGSDLRHGQSIIPCYRDHQRKFGEDYGSCQAGISNFLTEDLIIMGAPGTSYWTGSVLVFNTSSRGMSVYLDDDTGAVSFGSYLGYSVGAGNFLSPATVEVVGGAPQYNQRGKVFIFTIDNTYLRVVSEVSGKELGSYFGSSVCVVDLNADGLSDLLVGAPLSTGAAREEGRVHVYINQGQAKLLEAEFQLTGSNAYAARFGETIADLGDLDDDGYNDVAVGAPQEDDLKGAVYIYNGRKEGISPTPSQRITGSTLGRDLRMFGQSLSSGIDIDENGYQDVAVGAFLSDAAVVLRTRPVIQVKASLALPQQIDQQAMLCPDHKTPTVCFNITVCFSVRSRQFRGAIDLQYNLTADLLHKPSFPHRFYFHGNGSSNSTRGYVRARHGQLTCTTHVAYQRKDVRDIFTPVKFEVFYSLREANTHRTASKTFPPLKPILQQSTGHQDSISNQTHFARACSLVNCSTNMQLSAQLVMPHQQKYFALGSGQTIMLKTSMVNSGDDAFLPRLMLHFPDNIHYVKVLQNQDNMVNCDVTQEINSTMVVVDCSVTSLLLPAKARMNINFLLDVHQNSTPGDINIHINTSSDNYEREEYLHDNTINLLLPLKYGVNINFHGFVSPTSFVFGDEDLTPVDCYTETFNYTYKVLNSGLSRSLDTVVEITLPKILSPYRHRLLQVVDWQSSHGVCSISDKTVSVIEDCEVPQASFIKQLIFFFSSTSTRRMFCGRGDNLCERLVCRLGNLEAGRDATIQLEVKLNPAVLLQAPGRHTIMMLEGTARLSSPREDPHTVLIQKQPTAQVVVEALFTQKPSTAVKVFIIVVSLVLGLMILAALIWCLWKAGFFKRELKKKEEELRRHSWDYVPKSNNRESFS; translated from the exons ATGTACCCCTCAGCTGTcggtgtgtgcgtgcgctgcAGTCTGTTTCTGGTCCTGGCTCAGGTCCTGGTCCAATTCCTAGTGCTGGTTAGTCCTGCAGGAGGATACAGTCTGGATCAGGACCACAGTCTGGAGTTCAGtggtccctcctcctccatgtttggTTACTCAGTCCTGCTGCATCGCCACAAGTCTCACAAGTG gttgGTGGTTGGAGCTCCAGTAGCGAATTCATCCTCTAATCCTTCTGTTCGATCTCCAGGAGCAGTTTTCCGCTGCAACATTACTGCTGAGTCCCATCACTGCCACCGCATGCCTGctg atgTGGTGAGCTGTGGGAAGACGTGTGAAGCAGAAAGTGATCACCAGTGGTTGGGAGTCAGTCTGTCCAGACAGCCTGGAGACAATGGAGGACACATCCTG gcgTGTGGTCACCGCTGGAAGAACGTCTTCTACTCGAAGAAAGACAGTCAGAACAACAAGCTGCCTAATGGAGTCTGTTATCGCTATGGCAGCGACCTGAGGCATGGCCAATCCATAATCCCCTGCTACAGAG ACCACCAGAGGAAGTTTGGTGAGGATTATGGGTCATGTCAGGCTGGCATTTCTAATTTCCTGACAGAG GATCTGATCATCATGGGGGCTCCAGGGACTTCTTATTGGACAGGCTCGGTTCTGGTCTTTAATACATCCAGTCGAGGGATGTCGGTGTATCTTGATGATGACACAGGAGCAGTCAGCTTCGGGAGCTACCTAG GGTACTCTGTTGGAGCTGGTAACTTCCTGAGCCCTGCtacagtggaggtggtgggtgGAGCTCCACAATACAACCAGAGAGGAAAG GTCTTCATCTTCACAATTGACAACACTTATTTGCGAGTGGTCTCTGAAGTCTCTGGGAAAGAG ctgGGATCCTATTTTGGctccagtgtttgtgtggtggATCTGAACGCAGATGGTTTGTCAGATTTGCTGGTTGGGGCTCCATTGTCAACAGGTGCCGCCAGGGAGGAAGGAAGAGTACATGTGTACATTAACCAGGGCCAG GCAAAACTGTTGGAGGCGGAGTTTCAGCTGACTGGCAGCAACGCCTATGCTGCACGGTTTGGAGAGACCATCGCTGACCTGGGAGACCTGGATGATGATGGTTACAATG atgtGGCAGTTGGTGCCCCACAAGAAGACGACCTAAAAGGAGCAGTGTACATCTACAATGGCAGGAAAGAGGGCATCTCACCAACTCCATCTCAG AGAATTACTGGATCGACATTGGGTCGTGACCTCAGAATGTTTGGCCAGTCGTTGAGCTCTGGCATTGATATTGATGAAAATGGCTACCAGG aTGTGGCGGTTGGTGCATTCCTTTCAGATGCTGCTGTGGTTCTCAG GACCCGTCCAGTGATCCAGGTGAAGGCGTCTCTGGCTCTGCCTCAGCAGATTGACCAGCAGGCTATGTTGTGCCCTGACCACAAGACTCCAACTGTCTGCTTCAACATCACCGTCTGTTTCAGTGTCCGGTCCAGACAGTTCAGAGGAGCTATAG ATCTTCAGTATAATCTGACTGCTGACCTGCTCCACAAACCATCCTTCCCTCATCGTTTCTATTTCCATGGAAACGGGTCATCCAATAGCACAAGGGGCTATGTGAGGGCACGACATGGCCAGCTCACCTGCACAACTCACGTGGCTTACCAAAGG AAAGACGTGAGGGACATTTTTACTCCAGTCAAGTTTGAAGTATTCTACAGTCTCAGAGAAGCAAACACCCACAGAACTGCTTCCAAAACCTTCCCACCATTAAAACCTATTCTGCAGCAGAGCACAGGACACCAGGACAGCATCTCCAACCAG aCTCACTTTGCTAGAGCCTGTTCTTTGGTGAACTGTTCGACCAACATGCAGCTGTCGGCTCAACTAGTAATGCCACA TCAACAGAAGTACTTTGCACTCGGCTCTGGACAGACCATAATGTTGAAAACCTCAATGGTGAACTCTGGAGACGATGCCTTTCTGCCACGACTGATGCTGCATTTCCCAGATAACATCCACTATGTTAAAGTACTACAGAAT CAGGACAACATGGTCaactgtgatgtcacacagGAAATCAACAGCACAATGGTGGTTGTTGACTGCAGTGTCACCAGCCTTCTACTTCCAGCCAAAGCCCGG ATGAACATCAACTTCTTATTGGATGTGCACCAGAACAGCACACCTGGTGATATCAACATCCACATTAACACCAGCAG TGATAACTATGAGAGGGAGGAGTATCTCCATGACAATACCATCAATCTCCTTCTTCCTCTAAAATATGGGGTCAACATCAATTTCCATGG CTTTGTGAGTCCCACCTCTTTTGTGTTTGGAGATGAAGACTTGACTCCAGTTGACTGCTACACTGAAACATTCAACTACACATACAAG gtgTTAAACTCTGGTCTCAGCAGGTCACTGGATACTGTCGTTGAGATCACTCTACCAAAGATCCTTTCACCGTACCGACACAGACTGCTGCAGGTGGTTGACTGGCAG tcctCTCATGGTGTTTGTTCGATCAGTGACAAGACTGTTTCAGTCATCGAGGACTGTGAAGTCCCTCAAGCCTCTTTCATCAAGCaactcatcttcttcttctcctctacCTCCACACGCAGAATg TTTTGTGGCCGTGGTGATAACCTGTGTGAGCGGCTAGTGTGTCGTCTCGGTAATCTGGAAGCAGGAAGAGATGCCACCATCCAACTGGAGGTCAAACTGAACCCTGCTGTACTACTGCAAGCTCCG GGTCGTCACACTATCATGATGTTGGAGGGAACAGCGAGGCTGTCGTCTCCCAGAGAAGATCCTCATACAGTCCTCATCCAGAAACAACCTACAGCACAG GTGGTGGTTGAAGCTCTTTTTACCCAGAAACCCTCAACGGCAGTGAAGGTTTTCATCATCGTCGTCAGTTTGGTTTTGGGTCTGATGATTTTGGCTGCTCTCATCTGGTGTCTGTGGAAG GCTGGTTTCTTTAAGAGGGAGCttaagaagaaggaggaggagttacGGAGACACAGCTGGGACTATGTTCCTAAAAGCAATAACAGAGAGAGTTTTTCCTAA
- the itga4 gene encoding integrin alpha-4 isoform X2 encodes MYPSAVGVCVRCSLFLVLAQVLVQFLVLVSPAGGYSLDQDHSLEFSGPSSSMFGYSVLLHRHKSHKWLVVGAPVANSSSNPSVRSPGAVFRCNITAESHHCHRMPADVVSCGKTCEAESDHQWLGVSLSRQPGDNGGHILACGHRWKNVFYSKKDSQNNKLPNGVCYRYGSDLRHGQSIIPCYRDHQRKFGEDYGSCQAGISNFLTEDLIIMGAPGTSYWTGSVLVFNTSSRGMSVYLDDDTGAVSFGSYLGYSVGAGNFLSPATVEVVGGAPQYNQRGKVFIFTIDNTYLRVVSEVSGKELGSYFGSSVCVVDLNADGLSDLLVGAPLSTGAAREEGRVHVYINQGQAKLLEAEFQLTGSNAYAARFGETIADLGDLDDDGYNDVAVGAPQEDDLKGAVYIYNGRKEGISPTPSQRITGSTLGRDLRMFGQSLSSGIDIDENGYQDVAVGAFLSDAAVVLRTRPVIQVKASLALPQQIDQQAMLCPDHKTPTVCFNITVCFSVRSRQFRGAIDLQYNLTADLLHKPSFPHRFYFHGNGSSNSTRGYVRARHGQLTCTTHVAYQRKDVRDIFTPVKFEVFYSLREANTHRTASKTFPPLKPILQQSTGHQDSISNQTHFARACSLVNCSTNMQLSAQLVMPHQQKYFALGSGQTIMLKTSMVNSGDDAFLPRLMLHFPDNIHYVKVLQNDNMVNCDVTQEINSTMVVVDCSVTSLLLPAKARMNINFLLDVHQNSTPGDINIHINTSSDNYEREEYLHDNTINLLLPLKYGVNINFHGFVSPTSFVFGDEDLTPVDCYTETFNYTYKVLNSGLSRSLDTVVEITLPKILSPYRHRLLQVVDWQSSHGVCSISDKTVSVIEDCEVPQASFIKQLIFFFSSTSTRRMFCGRGDNLCERLVCRLGNLEAGRDATIQLEVKLNPAVLLQAPGRHTIMMLEGTARLSSPREDPHTVLIQKQPTAQVVVEALFTQKPSTAVKVFIIVVSLVLGLMILAALIWCLWKAGFFKRELKKKEEELRRHSWDYVPKSNNRESFS; translated from the exons ATGTACCCCTCAGCTGTcggtgtgtgcgtgcgctgcAGTCTGTTTCTGGTCCTGGCTCAGGTCCTGGTCCAATTCCTAGTGCTGGTTAGTCCTGCAGGAGGATACAGTCTGGATCAGGACCACAGTCTGGAGTTCAGtggtccctcctcctccatgtttggTTACTCAGTCCTGCTGCATCGCCACAAGTCTCACAAGTG gttgGTGGTTGGAGCTCCAGTAGCGAATTCATCCTCTAATCCTTCTGTTCGATCTCCAGGAGCAGTTTTCCGCTGCAACATTACTGCTGAGTCCCATCACTGCCACCGCATGCCTGctg atgTGGTGAGCTGTGGGAAGACGTGTGAAGCAGAAAGTGATCACCAGTGGTTGGGAGTCAGTCTGTCCAGACAGCCTGGAGACAATGGAGGACACATCCTG gcgTGTGGTCACCGCTGGAAGAACGTCTTCTACTCGAAGAAAGACAGTCAGAACAACAAGCTGCCTAATGGAGTCTGTTATCGCTATGGCAGCGACCTGAGGCATGGCCAATCCATAATCCCCTGCTACAGAG ACCACCAGAGGAAGTTTGGTGAGGATTATGGGTCATGTCAGGCTGGCATTTCTAATTTCCTGACAGAG GATCTGATCATCATGGGGGCTCCAGGGACTTCTTATTGGACAGGCTCGGTTCTGGTCTTTAATACATCCAGTCGAGGGATGTCGGTGTATCTTGATGATGACACAGGAGCAGTCAGCTTCGGGAGCTACCTAG GGTACTCTGTTGGAGCTGGTAACTTCCTGAGCCCTGCtacagtggaggtggtgggtgGAGCTCCACAATACAACCAGAGAGGAAAG GTCTTCATCTTCACAATTGACAACACTTATTTGCGAGTGGTCTCTGAAGTCTCTGGGAAAGAG ctgGGATCCTATTTTGGctccagtgtttgtgtggtggATCTGAACGCAGATGGTTTGTCAGATTTGCTGGTTGGGGCTCCATTGTCAACAGGTGCCGCCAGGGAGGAAGGAAGAGTACATGTGTACATTAACCAGGGCCAG GCAAAACTGTTGGAGGCGGAGTTTCAGCTGACTGGCAGCAACGCCTATGCTGCACGGTTTGGAGAGACCATCGCTGACCTGGGAGACCTGGATGATGATGGTTACAATG atgtGGCAGTTGGTGCCCCACAAGAAGACGACCTAAAAGGAGCAGTGTACATCTACAATGGCAGGAAAGAGGGCATCTCACCAACTCCATCTCAG AGAATTACTGGATCGACATTGGGTCGTGACCTCAGAATGTTTGGCCAGTCGTTGAGCTCTGGCATTGATATTGATGAAAATGGCTACCAGG aTGTGGCGGTTGGTGCATTCCTTTCAGATGCTGCTGTGGTTCTCAG GACCCGTCCAGTGATCCAGGTGAAGGCGTCTCTGGCTCTGCCTCAGCAGATTGACCAGCAGGCTATGTTGTGCCCTGACCACAAGACTCCAACTGTCTGCTTCAACATCACCGTCTGTTTCAGTGTCCGGTCCAGACAGTTCAGAGGAGCTATAG ATCTTCAGTATAATCTGACTGCTGACCTGCTCCACAAACCATCCTTCCCTCATCGTTTCTATTTCCATGGAAACGGGTCATCCAATAGCACAAGGGGCTATGTGAGGGCACGACATGGCCAGCTCACCTGCACAACTCACGTGGCTTACCAAAGG AAAGACGTGAGGGACATTTTTACTCCAGTCAAGTTTGAAGTATTCTACAGTCTCAGAGAAGCAAACACCCACAGAACTGCTTCCAAAACCTTCCCACCATTAAAACCTATTCTGCAGCAGAGCACAGGACACCAGGACAGCATCTCCAACCAG aCTCACTTTGCTAGAGCCTGTTCTTTGGTGAACTGTTCGACCAACATGCAGCTGTCGGCTCAACTAGTAATGCCACA TCAACAGAAGTACTTTGCACTCGGCTCTGGACAGACCATAATGTTGAAAACCTCAATGGTGAACTCTGGAGACGATGCCTTTCTGCCACGACTGATGCTGCATTTCCCAGATAACATCCACTATGTTAAAGTACTACAGAAT GACAACATGGTCaactgtgatgtcacacagGAAATCAACAGCACAATGGTGGTTGTTGACTGCAGTGTCACCAGCCTTCTACTTCCAGCCAAAGCCCGG ATGAACATCAACTTCTTATTGGATGTGCACCAGAACAGCACACCTGGTGATATCAACATCCACATTAACACCAGCAG TGATAACTATGAGAGGGAGGAGTATCTCCATGACAATACCATCAATCTCCTTCTTCCTCTAAAATATGGGGTCAACATCAATTTCCATGG CTTTGTGAGTCCCACCTCTTTTGTGTTTGGAGATGAAGACTTGACTCCAGTTGACTGCTACACTGAAACATTCAACTACACATACAAG gtgTTAAACTCTGGTCTCAGCAGGTCACTGGATACTGTCGTTGAGATCACTCTACCAAAGATCCTTTCACCGTACCGACACAGACTGCTGCAGGTGGTTGACTGGCAG tcctCTCATGGTGTTTGTTCGATCAGTGACAAGACTGTTTCAGTCATCGAGGACTGTGAAGTCCCTCAAGCCTCTTTCATCAAGCaactcatcttcttcttctcctctacCTCCACACGCAGAATg TTTTGTGGCCGTGGTGATAACCTGTGTGAGCGGCTAGTGTGTCGTCTCGGTAATCTGGAAGCAGGAAGAGATGCCACCATCCAACTGGAGGTCAAACTGAACCCTGCTGTACTACTGCAAGCTCCG GGTCGTCACACTATCATGATGTTGGAGGGAACAGCGAGGCTGTCGTCTCCCAGAGAAGATCCTCATACAGTCCTCATCCAGAAACAACCTACAGCACAG GTGGTGGTTGAAGCTCTTTTTACCCAGAAACCCTCAACGGCAGTGAAGGTTTTCATCATCGTCGTCAGTTTGGTTTTGGGTCTGATGATTTTGGCTGCTCTCATCTGGTGTCTGTGGAAG GCTGGTTTCTTTAAGAGGGAGCttaagaagaaggaggaggagttacGGAGACACAGCTGGGACTATGTTCCTAAAAGCAATAACAGAGAGAGTTTTTCCTAA